In Chloroflexota bacterium, a genomic segment contains:
- a CDS encoding homoserine kinase, protein MVGSKVVVRVPATTANLGPGFDCLGMALAVYNTVTVYTTTGGLSVRIEGEGAEDLRWGQENRVLRAMRLAFQEAEERLPGVAIELQNQIPLGRGLGSSAAATVGGLVAGNALCGGPLPTDRLLALATQLEGHPDNVAPALLGGLVIAVQDEQGLIYERLDVPPDLTAALFVPDFPMPTAEARRVLPAQVPRADAVFNMGRVALLVAAMVRRRYDVLDVATRDRLHQPYREAIFPAMPALFDAAREAGALGVFLSGAGSTVIALCAGNAPAVAEGMTRAAQGLGLAGKALVAPLADEGAQAEVVQPPRRRARPAASDHW, encoded by the coding sequence ATGGTAGGGAGCAAGGTCGTCGTGCGGGTGCCGGCCACCACGGCCAACCTGGGCCCGGGGTTTGATTGCCTGGGCATGGCGCTGGCCGTGTACAACACCGTAACCGTGTACACCACCACCGGCGGCTTGAGCGTGCGGATTGAGGGCGAGGGGGCCGAAGATCTGCGGTGGGGCCAGGAAAACCGCGTCCTGCGCGCCATGCGCCTGGCTTTCCAGGAAGCCGAGGAGCGGCTGCCTGGCGTCGCCATTGAGTTGCAGAACCAGATTCCGCTGGGGCGGGGCCTGGGGTCCAGCGCCGCTGCGACCGTGGGCGGGCTGGTGGCGGGCAACGCCCTGTGCGGTGGCCCGCTCCCCACCGACCGCCTGCTGGCCCTGGCCACGCAACTGGAAGGCCACCCCGACAACGTCGCTCCGGCGCTGCTGGGCGGGCTGGTCATCGCCGTGCAGGACGAGCAGGGTCTCATCTACGAGCGGCTGGACGTTCCGCCAGACCTGACGGCGGCGCTGTTCGTGCCGGATTTCCCCATGCCCACCGCCGAGGCGCGGCGCGTGTTGCCGGCGCAGGTGCCGCGCGCGGATGCCGTGTTCAATATGGGGCGGGTGGCGCTGCTCGTCGCGGCCATGGTCCGCCGTCGCTACGACGTGCTGGACGTCGCCACGCGCGATCGGCTGCACCAGCCGTACCGCGAGGCCATCTTCCCGGCGATGCCTGCGCTGTTTGACGCGGCGCGAGAAGCGGGGGCGCTGGGCGTCTTCCTAAGTGGGGCCGGCTCCACCGTCATCGCCCTGTGCGCGGGCAACGCGCCTGCGGTTGCCGAGGGCATGACTCGCGCGGCCCAGGGACTCGGGCTGGCCGGCAAGGCTCTGGTCGCGCCTCTGGCCGACGAGGGCGCGCAGG